From the Astyanax mexicanus isolate ESR-SI-001 chromosome 9, AstMex3_surface, whole genome shotgun sequence genome, one window contains:
- the LOC125804598 gene encoding uncharacterized protein LOC125804598 produces the protein MMEEFWEKAVDEKIRKDKDPRIQRTIKVMNNESQETFMKNHLQYMRNENKGNFTYRKNRPNVIQWRCERSNHSSGSSSGNPEKTRANSCTAYVSFQFITMNNTHGCIIRALLEHNGHNLNNHKEKSVSHIDEDLLQIIYEWLSQGLSNCAILVKSVEWATKNGKTNLLDRGYYVTPQDIRNIRKTFNLEQRMDGNDCISVGKLVKSDLKDSILYYQPLSHAEKQPLMIVYSSPWQLEQCKKFGPTMIFLDATYKGVTQYGFAFYAVLVKNSEGQGIPVSFFILSEESSDILKVCLQKLHEAADCLTPRCVMVDRDMKEIKAIKAVFPNTSVLLCWFHVLQAVHRWLMRQEGGNLRDPSLRNTVIRGMVSLKQCNTEMEFQEHSVKILSDIERETKSARVSDYLKEHWLNIGVMWSNFGRQVFHHHSETNNVVERFFFGMKYNFLAGYANKRVDDLLLVLSSHVVKYYSHLDALKAAGRLRPKTSDALLGVERMKSRGLDHSVSWQCEGKCNVPSETVPGRMYLVDLVYTTCTCEYANLGNMCKHVLLAKCVSASSDIDVNGLRQTKADILYSRNEYVLDKLTVVVHSNGHIGIVNMKNMQCSCLSNSHGEVCVCLTLAQKLVGNTDLEEVGMCVTDSGPTDSEEPLTKWCIKDMVSDLNSWCNSTDYKTSLEVYSGVKHVHKLVFGRYTAVTRKRKIERLHSYRRRVELAKKHLHDMHNYSFSERGKRQNQTQHSDGKFKRKRSNRKTRVR, from the exons atgatGGAAGAATTTTGGGAAAAGGCTGTGGATGAAAAAATACGTAAGGACAAAGATCCTCGAATTCAGCGAACAATTAAAGTAATGAACAATGAATCACAAGAGACTTTTATGAAGAATCACTTGCAAtatatgagaaatgagaacaagGGAAATTTTACTTACAGGAAAAACAGACCAAATGTTATACAGTGGAGGTGTGAGCGCTCCAACCATTCATCAGGAAGCTCCTCTGGCAACCCAGAAAAGACACGTGCAAATTCTTGTACAGCTTATGTGTCCTTTCAGTTCATTACTATGAACAACACACATGGATGCATAATAAGAGCTTTGCTTGAACATAATGGCCACAACCTTAATAATCACAAGGAAAAATCTGTGAGCCATATTGATGAAGACTTACTACAAATTATTTATGAATGGTTGTCACAAGGGCTTTCCAACTGTGCCATTCTGGTAAAATCCGTTGAATGGGCAACCAAGAATGGAAAAACAAACCTTTTGGACAGAGGGTATTATGTCACACCTCAAGACATCAGAAACATCAGGAAGACTTTTAATTTGGAGCAACGAATGGATGGCAATGACTGCATCTCTGTGGGCAAATTGGTCAAATCAGATTTAAAGGACAGCATTCTTTATTATCAGCCCCTATCACATGCAGAGAAACAGCCACTCATGATTGTGTATAGTTCACCCTGGCAGTTGGAGCAGtgtaaaaaatttggacccacAATGATATTTTTGGATGCTACCTATAAAGGAGTCACCCAGTATGGTTTTGCCTTTTACGCTGTACTGGTAAAGAACTCAGAAGGTCAAGGGATACCAGTCTCCTTCTTCATTCTAAGTGAAGAATCCTCTGACATATTAAAGGTTTGTCTCCAGAAGCTGCATGAGGCTGCAGACTGTTTAACACCAAG ATGTGTGATGGTTGACCGTGACATGAAAGAAATAAAGGCAATCAAAGCTGTCTTCCCAAATACTTCAGTGTTACTTTGCTGGTTTCATGTGCTACAA GCTGTACATCGTTGGTTAATGAGACAAGAGGGGGGAAATCTCAGAGATCCCTCATTACGGAACACTGTAATAAGAGGAATGGTCTCTTTGAAGCAATGCAATACG GAGATGGAGTTCCAGGAGCATTCAGTAAAGATTTTGTCAGAcattgagagagagacaaaaagtgcACGGGTGTCTGATTACCTCAAGGAACACTGGCTTAACATAGGTGTCATGTGGTCAAACTTCGGCCGCCAAGTTTTCCACCATCACAGTGAGACCAACAATGTGGTGgaaag attctttttTGGAATGAAGTACAACTTCCTTGCTGGGTATGCCAACAAAAGGGTGGATGATCTTCTTCTTGTACTTAGCAGCCATGTTGTTAAGTATTACAG tcacCTAGATGCTTTGAAGGCAGCAGGTCGTTTGAGACCCAAGACTTCAGATGCTCTACTGGGAGTTGAGAGGATGAAATCACGTGGACTTGACCACAGTGTCTCTTGGCAGTGTGAGGGAAAGTGTAATGTTCCCTCAGAAACAGTACCTGGTCGTATGTATCTTGTAGATTTGGTGTACACTACATGCACTTGTGAATATGCAAACCTGGGTAACATGTGTAAACATGTATTACTTGCAAAGTGTGTCTCAGCCAGCAGTGACATAGATGTGAATGGATTACGACAAACAAAAGCTGACATTTTGTACTCTAGAAATGAATATGTCCTTGATAAATTAACAGTTGTAGTGCACAGCAATGGTCACATTGGCATAGTAAATATGAAAAACATGCAGTGCTCTTGCTTGTCAAATAGTCATGGAGAGGTTTGTGTGTGCTTGACCCTCGCACAAAAATTAGTTGGAAACACTGACCTTGAGGAAGTAGGAATGTGTGTGACTGATTCAGGCCCAACTGATTCAGAAGAGCCTCTGACAAAATGGTGCATAAAAGACATGGTGAGTGATTTGAACAGTTGGTGTAACAGTACTGACTATAAGACCTCCCTAGAGGTTTATTCAGGTGTTAAGCATGTGCACAAACTGGTATTTGGAAGGTACACAGCAGTAACAAGAAAAAGGAAAATTGAGAGGCTCCACAGCTATAGGAGACGTGTTGAGTTGGCAAAAAAGCATCTGCATGATATGCACAATTATTCTTTTTCTGAAAGGGGAAAGAGGCAAAATCAAACCCAACATAGTGATGGAAAATTCaaaagaaaaagatcaaatcgGAAGACTAGGGTtagataa